In the genome of Myxococcus stipitatus, one region contains:
- a CDS encoding cyclase family protein, with protein MYKHVIQALLIASMGWGSTVAASTPNLSTPESIQAWKKQHRNWGRWGAEDQLGAANLITPAKRKEAAKLVREGVSVSLAHTLETHKAPDVPSPLVHEMIEHGEAPTSTYAADRLDLGYHGWSHTHLDALCHVFDEGRTYNGHAQGKVDSKGCSVLSVNATRDGLVTRGVFIDMAAFKGVPYLEPGTPIHASDLEAWERKTKVKVSSGDAVIVRTGRWARRAAVGPWDVSAHSPGLHASSVEWFAARGVAVVATDVGLDVMPSGVEAYVMPVHLLLISSLGVHVIDNADLEALAKASAARGRYDFLLSVAPLAVEGGTGSPVNPIATF; from the coding sequence ATGTACAAGCACGTCATCCAGGCCCTGCTCATCGCGAGCATGGGCTGGGGCAGCACCGTGGCCGCGAGCACCCCGAACCTGTCGACCCCCGAGTCCATCCAGGCGTGGAAGAAGCAGCACCGCAACTGGGGACGGTGGGGCGCGGAGGACCAGCTCGGCGCGGCCAACCTCATCACCCCCGCCAAGCGCAAGGAGGCCGCGAAGCTCGTGCGGGAAGGCGTGTCCGTCTCGCTGGCGCACACGCTGGAGACCCACAAGGCCCCGGACGTCCCGTCGCCGCTGGTGCACGAGATGATTGAGCACGGCGAGGCGCCGACCTCGACCTACGCCGCGGACCGGCTGGACCTGGGCTACCACGGCTGGTCTCACACCCACCTGGATGCGCTCTGCCACGTCTTCGACGAAGGCCGGACGTACAACGGCCATGCGCAGGGCAAGGTGGATTCGAAAGGCTGCTCGGTGTTGTCCGTCAACGCGACGCGGGACGGGCTGGTGACGCGCGGGGTGTTCATCGACATGGCCGCGTTCAAGGGAGTGCCCTACCTGGAGCCGGGGACACCCATCCACGCGTCGGACCTGGAGGCCTGGGAGCGCAAGACGAAGGTGAAGGTGTCGAGTGGCGACGCGGTCATCGTTCGCACGGGGCGGTGGGCCCGTCGCGCGGCGGTCGGACCTTGGGATGTCTCCGCCCACTCACCGGGCCTGCATGCCTCCAGCGTGGAGTGGTTCGCCGCGCGCGGAGTGGCTGTCGTTGCGACGGACGTGGGGCTGGATGTGATGCCCTCGGGTGTGGAGGCGTATGTGATGCCGGTCCACCTGCTGCTCATCAGCTCGCTGGGCGTCCATGTCATCGACAACGCGGACCTGGAGGCGCTGGCGAAGGCCTCGGCGGCGCGTGGCCGCTACGACTTCCTCTTGAGCGTGGCGCCCTTGGCCGTGGAGGGCGGAACGGGCTCCCCGGTGAACCCCATCGCGACCTTCTGA
- a CDS encoding serine/threonine-protein kinase produces the protein MRCPNCHRRLPLGAACPVHGTRALGSASPEALPLADVPGVRGAALLGSGGFSQVFTAYRDSDGREVALKLGRDAHHERFAREATALRRVGAPTVPELYEHGVARGRPFLVMEHLHGQTLATWMAALPGTGAASLPRVREMLRGLCSALERTHSVGVAHRDLKPENVFLREGGTLSLLDLGLARFLDGEGDGPTDDVPPGMTPAGQRLGTPLYMSPEQCLDARLASTSADIYSLGVLLFELLTGAPPFVGSSEQIRHGHVSLRPPRVSERAEVPPALDDVLRTCLAKSPQERYAHAADVLVAFDAACLGATPASVVPPSEHSASLPPSTGSGPRPVALIGLNAPLTVDAVLAAIEPRGGILARVKPGGYVIAFAESLTAEGNARAAALTARRLVENGAGAAVLHLAELHVHAGTSTLRLAGAALDASSNWWPTEWVPGETRVTAAAAARLSPSDTEAVAHDASASVESSASSGRLRLLDSGASSSVSEPPPLMGREALLDQLEHDATRCLAHGVSGFAVLTGDVGLGKSRVLEALAARLEATGRAQVFRLRAAAPDVGAPDALLEALRASVAEGASPLPEIPRTRSVPLADARHAAARWLAEGLRIRARETPRVLLLDDAHLADPTSLDALEVATLAGASSPLWVCVVARPALLGLRPHLGERSAHPSRYVLPPLSPEASRTVLLHLLRPAEHIPEPVLARLEQLAQGVPLSLVELGVALRTAGALRAAPGGGWYIAPDALLDVSVTPLFQRLATRLLAGLPEAHGVLARLCAVLGTELDVSRVDAALRHLSPREELVGVATSLDAGAGLQRLARAGLLRPMGLGRFSFRHPLLREALEALLPPAARRALHAAARMATPGDSPGERRRRAHHAAACGAHEEAANAFLTLAEEARRAHQSVEAEQHYTRALALLAEEDLERRTLALAGRGRVRHRLQRFEEGLGDLASARALAEGRGDKSLIVDLLLEEATARDWMEDTAGSTACAREALERIEQLDDPRLSLRCSLARGRLHVRQGEWGSAARVLDSVVEGAERAREHETLVVALAMLGSALTFLQRTEEAATRFDEALVRCEAAGDALHLAAALINRVLLWLGQGDVVRMEEDLRRAMALGRELGHAQVERWSTFNLAEVLYMQGRLEEALPLARRAHELGVRFFLEHPVPVDALLLARIGAALGDMDEASRQLRWIESHCPPDSLPPTAVMRRLVELQVREARGGTEAREGGAWRALEEEARELASPDEKAELLLQAARSAFAAGAQAEGLAWLVEAESAVSAAPLWRPRLDALRHGAPRG, from the coding sequence ATGCGTTGTCCGAACTGTCACCGCCGCCTTCCCCTGGGCGCGGCCTGTCCCGTCCACGGGACGCGAGCACTTGGTTCCGCCTCCCCCGAGGCGCTGCCACTCGCGGACGTTCCTGGCGTGCGCGGCGCCGCGCTCCTGGGCAGCGGAGGTTTCTCTCAAGTCTTCACCGCGTATCGCGACTCGGACGGTCGCGAGGTCGCGCTCAAGCTGGGACGCGATGCGCACCATGAGCGCTTCGCGCGCGAGGCCACCGCGCTGCGCCGTGTCGGTGCTCCCACCGTGCCGGAGCTGTACGAGCACGGCGTCGCGCGAGGCCGTCCCTTCCTGGTGATGGAGCATCTGCACGGACAGACGCTCGCGACGTGGATGGCCGCGCTGCCCGGCACGGGCGCCGCGTCGCTGCCTCGGGTGCGCGAGATGCTCCGGGGCCTGTGCTCCGCGCTGGAGCGTACGCATTCGGTGGGAGTCGCCCATCGCGACCTCAAGCCGGAGAATGTCTTCCTTCGGGAGGGCGGCACGCTCAGCCTCCTCGACCTGGGGCTCGCGAGATTCCTCGACGGGGAGGGCGATGGACCGACGGACGACGTGCCTCCCGGCATGACTCCCGCGGGACAGCGACTGGGCACGCCGCTCTACATGTCCCCGGAGCAGTGTCTCGACGCGCGCCTCGCGAGCACATCGGCCGACATCTACTCGCTGGGCGTCCTGCTCTTCGAGCTGCTCACGGGTGCGCCGCCGTTCGTCGGAAGCTCCGAGCAGATCCGCCACGGCCATGTCAGCCTGAGACCGCCCCGTGTCTCCGAACGCGCGGAGGTTCCTCCCGCGCTGGACGACGTCCTGAGGACCTGTCTCGCGAAGTCGCCTCAGGAGCGCTACGCCCACGCGGCCGACGTGCTCGTCGCGTTCGATGCGGCCTGTCTCGGTGCAACGCCCGCGAGTGTCGTCCCCCCGAGCGAGCACTCCGCATCGCTTCCGCCGTCGACGGGCTCGGGGCCACGTCCCGTGGCGTTGATCGGACTGAACGCACCGTTGACGGTGGACGCGGTGCTGGCCGCCATCGAGCCGCGCGGAGGCATCCTCGCGAGGGTGAAGCCGGGCGGCTATGTCATCGCGTTCGCCGAGTCGCTCACCGCCGAGGGGAACGCCCGCGCCGCCGCGCTCACCGCCCGCAGGCTGGTCGAGAACGGTGCGGGGGCGGCGGTCCTGCACCTCGCGGAGCTGCACGTCCACGCGGGAACCTCCACGCTGCGCCTGGCCGGTGCGGCCCTGGATGCTTCGTCGAACTGGTGGCCCACCGAGTGGGTTCCAGGTGAGACGCGAGTCACGGCCGCCGCCGCCGCGCGACTGAGCCCCAGCGACACCGAGGCCGTGGCGCACGATGCGTCCGCGTCCGTCGAGTCCTCGGCTTCGTCCGGACGTCTGCGGCTGCTCGACAGTGGGGCCTCCAGCTCCGTGTCGGAGCCTCCTCCGCTCATGGGGCGTGAGGCCCTGCTGGACCAGCTGGAGCACGATGCCACGCGCTGTCTCGCGCATGGCGTGTCCGGCTTCGCGGTCCTCACGGGCGATGTGGGGCTGGGGAAGTCTCGAGTCCTCGAAGCGCTGGCCGCGCGATTGGAAGCGACGGGGCGCGCGCAGGTCTTCCGTCTGCGTGCGGCGGCTCCAGACGTGGGGGCTCCGGACGCGCTGCTGGAGGCGTTGCGGGCCTCCGTCGCGGAGGGCGCATCTCCGCTTCCTGAGATACCGCGCACCCGCTCCGTGCCGCTCGCGGACGCGCGACATGCCGCGGCTCGCTGGCTCGCGGAGGGCCTGCGAATCCGGGCTCGCGAGACACCTCGGGTCCTGCTGTTGGATGACGCGCACCTCGCCGACCCGACCAGCCTCGACGCGCTGGAGGTGGCCACGCTCGCGGGGGCTTCTTCGCCGTTGTGGGTCTGCGTGGTGGCTCGGCCCGCGCTGCTGGGACTCCGGCCTCATCTGGGGGAGCGCAGCGCGCACCCGTCCCGGTATGTCCTGCCGCCGCTGTCTCCCGAGGCGAGCCGCACCGTGCTCCTGCACCTGCTGCGTCCCGCGGAGCACATCCCCGAGCCCGTGCTCGCGCGCCTGGAGCAGCTCGCCCAGGGCGTGCCCTTGTCCCTGGTCGAGCTCGGAGTGGCGCTGAGGACCGCCGGCGCGCTGCGTGCCGCGCCCGGTGGTGGTTGGTACATCGCTCCCGACGCGCTGCTGGACGTGTCGGTGACACCGCTCTTCCAGCGGCTCGCGACGCGTCTGCTCGCGGGACTGCCCGAGGCTCACGGGGTCCTCGCGCGCTTGTGCGCCGTGCTGGGCACGGAGCTGGATGTGTCGCGCGTGGACGCGGCGCTGCGTCACCTGTCTCCACGTGAGGAGCTTGTGGGCGTGGCCACGTCGCTCGACGCAGGCGCGGGCTTGCAGCGACTGGCTCGCGCGGGATTGCTGCGTCCCATGGGGCTGGGCCGCTTCTCCTTCCGGCACCCGCTGCTGCGAGAGGCGCTCGAGGCGCTGCTTCCGCCCGCCGCCCGCCGCGCACTGCATGCCGCCGCGCGCATGGCCACTCCCGGAGATTCGCCCGGAGAGCGTCGCCGTCGCGCCCACCATGCCGCGGCCTGTGGTGCTCACGAGGAGGCCGCCAATGCCTTCCTCACCCTGGCCGAGGAGGCTCGCCGCGCTCACCAGTCCGTGGAGGCGGAGCAGCACTACACACGCGCGCTCGCGTTGCTCGCGGAAGAGGACCTGGAGCGGCGCACGCTCGCGTTGGCGGGGCGGGGCAGGGTGCGGCATCGGTTGCAGCGGTTCGAGGAAGGACTCGGTGACCTGGCCTCCGCGCGTGCGCTCGCCGAGGGTCGTGGCGACAAGTCCTTGATCGTCGACCTGTTGCTGGAAGAAGCCACCGCGCGCGACTGGATGGAGGACACCGCCGGCTCCACCGCCTGCGCACGCGAGGCGCTGGAGCGCATCGAACAGCTCGACGACCCGCGCTTGTCCCTGCGGTGCTCACTGGCTCGAGGCCGCCTGCATGTTCGCCAAGGCGAGTGGGGCTCCGCGGCGCGGGTCCTCGACTCCGTCGTGGAGGGCGCGGAGCGTGCGCGCGAGCACGAGACGCTGGTGGTGGCACTCGCGATGTTGGGCTCGGCGCTCACGTTCCTTCAGCGCACGGAGGAGGCGGCCACGCGCTTCGACGAGGCCCTGGTCCGCTGCGAAGCGGCGGGCGATGCGCTGCACCTGGCCGCGGCCCTCATCAACCGCGTGCTGCTGTGGTTGGGGCAGGGCGACGTGGTTCGCATGGAAGAGGACCTGCGCCGCGCCATGGCGCTGGGCCGCGAGCTCGGCCACGCGCAGGTGGAGCGCTGGTCCACCTTCAACCTCGCGGAGGTGCTCTACATGCAAGGGCGCCTCGAGGAAGCCCTCCCGCTGGCCCGGCGCGCCCATGAGCTGGGCGTGCGCTTCTTCCTCGAACATCCCGTGCCCGTGGATGCGCTCCTGCTCGCGCGCATCGGCGCGGCCTTGGGCGACATGGACGAAGCCTCGCGCCAGTTGCGGTGGATTGAGTCCCACTGTCCTCCCGACTCCCTGCCGCCCACCGCGGTCATGCGCCGTCTGGTGGAGCTCCAGGTGCGCGAGGCCAGGGGCGGAACGGAAGCTCGCGAAGGCGGGGCGTGGCGGGCCCTGGAGGAAGAGGCGCGGGAGCTGGCCTCTCCCGATGAGAAGGCGGAGCTGCTCCTGCAAGCGGCTCGTTCCGCCTTCGCGGCGGGTGCTCAGGCCGAGGGCCTCGCGTGGCTCGTCGAGGCCGAGAGTGCCGTGTCCGCCGCGCCCTTGTGGCGCCCTCGGCTGGACGCGCTGCGGCACGGCGCGCCACGCGGGTAG
- a CDS encoding sigma 54-interacting transcriptional regulator — MSASDRARSTPPTPDAKPDSLWKLEAREPGGDALHVTLPYEQGRRAYDASTVRRFRLTVVEGTQSGSTWESTADTCSVGSHPLNDFAVDDPTVSRFHCEVRIGPRGPQVRDLDSLNGVILDGVQVMEGVLRSGSLLRLGRVVLRFDFSAENNRLPVSESTRFGTLVGASVAMRVCFAMMERAASRDVTVLLEGETGTGKSQAAQAIHEAGRRKDGPFLVVDCGAIPAHLLESELFGHEKGAFTGAVQRRAGVFEEAIGGTVFLDEIGELPAELQPKLLRVLENREIRRVGSNTYQPVDVRLMAATHRDLRAEVNAGRFRSDLFFRLAVLRIALPPLRQRPEDLPLLVDGILGSLGADLDRTASLRTPDFLARLRYAAWPGNVRELRNYLERCLVFEEAVELTEEEARSGNPMEVDPSLPYADQRRRSVDDFERRYLRALLEKHQGKVAQAAVTAGVDRVHLYRLLRRHGIKP; from the coding sequence ATGTCTGCATCCGACCGGGCCCGCTCAACCCCTCCCACTCCCGACGCGAAACCCGATTCGCTCTGGAAGCTCGAGGCCCGGGAACCAGGGGGCGACGCGCTCCACGTGACGTTGCCGTACGAGCAGGGGCGCCGCGCGTATGACGCCTCGACGGTGCGCCGCTTCCGCCTGACGGTGGTGGAAGGCACGCAGTCGGGCAGCACGTGGGAGTCCACGGCGGACACGTGCTCGGTCGGCTCGCACCCGCTCAACGACTTCGCGGTGGATGACCCCACCGTGTCGCGCTTCCACTGCGAGGTCCGCATCGGCCCCCGAGGCCCCCAGGTGCGAGACCTGGACAGCCTCAACGGCGTCATCCTGGATGGCGTGCAGGTGATGGAGGGCGTGCTGCGCAGCGGCTCGCTGCTGCGGCTGGGGCGCGTGGTGCTGCGCTTCGACTTCAGCGCGGAGAACAACCGGCTGCCCGTGTCGGAGAGCACGCGCTTCGGGACCCTCGTGGGTGCCTCGGTGGCCATGCGCGTGTGCTTCGCGATGATGGAGCGCGCCGCGTCCCGCGACGTCACCGTGCTGCTGGAGGGAGAGACCGGCACGGGGAAGAGCCAGGCCGCGCAGGCCATCCACGAAGCGGGGCGTCGCAAGGACGGGCCGTTCCTCGTGGTGGACTGCGGCGCCATTCCCGCGCACCTCCTGGAGAGCGAGCTGTTCGGCCACGAGAAGGGCGCCTTCACCGGAGCCGTCCAGCGGCGCGCGGGCGTCTTCGAGGAAGCCATCGGCGGCACCGTCTTCCTCGACGAGATTGGCGAACTGCCCGCGGAGCTCCAGCCCAAGCTCCTGCGCGTGCTGGAGAACCGGGAGATCCGCCGCGTCGGCAGCAACACGTACCAGCCCGTGGACGTGCGGCTGATGGCGGCCACGCACCGCGACCTGCGCGCGGAGGTGAACGCGGGCCGCTTCCGCTCGGACCTCTTCTTCCGACTCGCCGTGCTGCGCATCGCCCTGCCCCCGCTGCGCCAGCGGCCGGAGGACCTGCCCTTGCTGGTGGATGGCATCCTCGGCTCGCTCGGCGCGGACCTGGACCGCACGGCGTCCCTGCGCACGCCGGACTTCCTCGCGCGCCTGCGCTACGCGGCGTGGCCCGGCAATGTCCGTGAGCTGCGCAACTACCTGGAGCGCTGCCTCGTCTTCGAGGAGGCCGTGGAGCTCACCGAGGAGGAAGCGCGCTCTGGCAATCCGATGGAGGTGGACCCCAGCCTCCCGTACGCGGACCAGCGCCGTCGCTCGGTGGATGACTTCGAGCGCCGCTACCTGCGCGCCCTCCTGGAGAAGCACCAGGGCAAGGTGGCCCAGGCCGCCGTCACCGCGGGCGTGGACCGGGTCCACCTCTACCGGCTCTTGCGCAGGCACGGCATCAAGCCGTGA
- a CDS encoding serine/threonine-protein kinase: MTTGGVESLYGEELRPGALVGRWVVERVHYRGLLSTLYRAREVSGGALAALKVLPSVASASDTSLRRFRREAATLQRLVHPHIVGVLDYGELPDGRPFIAMEWLEGRDLAAELAARGPLASREALEVLEQVGAALRVAHVAGVVHRDLKAQNVMKLSGSGETLHVKLVDFGVAKGLTPDAPGSSSLTHTGVALGTPLSMAPEQIRGEVPDARTDLYALGVLLFQLVTGQPPFQGATRHEVEEQHLHAPPPRPAERAPVPAALDDVVLRCLAKKREDRYPDVAAFLEDLRRAVGGARPRELVGHAVALYAEARLARAPDAALLERMDSLLERTGARVRDAGLEVRVEGSGCLMALASLPDDVASERAVRERVLGAALELLEGARASDAAVELAITVHVDRHSSSEGRASGGSLMHLPGWVADAQGAGLVATESALRDLESGFLAAPLPGGGAIWSRITGRR, encoded by the coding sequence ATGACCACCGGAGGCGTGGAGTCGCTCTATGGCGAGGAGCTGAGGCCCGGAGCACTGGTGGGCCGATGGGTGGTGGAGCGTGTCCACTACCGAGGCTTGCTCTCCACGCTCTACCGGGCTCGGGAGGTGAGCGGGGGGGCGCTCGCGGCGCTGAAGGTGCTGCCGTCCGTGGCCTCCGCGTCGGACACCTCGCTGCGCCGCTTTCGTCGGGAGGCGGCCACCCTCCAGCGCCTGGTCCATCCGCACATCGTCGGGGTGCTCGACTACGGCGAGCTTCCCGACGGTCGTCCCTTCATCGCGATGGAGTGGCTGGAGGGCAGGGACCTGGCGGCGGAGCTGGCCGCGCGAGGTCCGCTCGCTTCACGTGAGGCCTTGGAGGTCCTGGAGCAGGTGGGCGCCGCGCTGCGCGTGGCCCATGTCGCGGGGGTCGTCCATCGCGACCTCAAGGCGCAGAACGTGATGAAGCTGTCGGGCAGCGGCGAGACGCTGCACGTGAAGCTGGTCGACTTCGGTGTCGCGAAAGGGCTCACGCCCGATGCACCAGGGTCCTCTTCGCTGACCCACACCGGCGTGGCCCTGGGCACACCGCTGTCCATGGCACCCGAGCAGATTCGCGGTGAGGTGCCGGACGCGCGCACCGACCTCTACGCGCTCGGCGTGCTCCTGTTCCAACTCGTCACCGGACAGCCTCCGTTCCAGGGGGCGACGCGCCACGAGGTGGAGGAGCAGCACCTGCATGCCCCACCGCCTCGGCCCGCGGAGCGTGCCCCCGTGCCGGCGGCGCTGGATGACGTGGTGCTGCGGTGTCTCGCCAAGAAGCGCGAGGACCGCTACCCGGACGTGGCCGCGTTCCTGGAGGACCTGCGTCGCGCGGTGGGCGGAGCGCGGCCTCGCGAGCTCGTGGGCCATGCCGTGGCGCTCTACGCGGAGGCCCGGCTCGCGCGCGCCCCGGACGCGGCCCTGTTGGAGCGCATGGACTCGCTGCTGGAGCGCACGGGAGCACGCGTCCGTGACGCGGGGCTGGAGGTGCGCGTGGAGGGGAGCGGCTGTCTCATGGCCCTGGCCTCGCTTCCAGACGACGTGGCCTCCGAGCGCGCCGTGCGGGAGCGGGTGCTGGGCGCCGCGCTGGAATTGCTCGAAGGCGCGCGTGCTTCCGACGCGGCCGTGGAGCTGGCCATCACCGTCCACGTGGACCGGCACTCGTCCTCGGAGGGACGGGCGAGTGGTGGCAGCTTGATGCACCTGCCGGGCTGGGTGGCGGACGCGCAGGGCGCGGGGCTGGTCGCCACCGAGTCGGCGCTGCGAGACCTGGAGTCGGGGTTCCTCGCCGCGCCGTTGCCCGGAGGCGGGGCCATCTGGTCCCGCATCACCGGGCGGCGGTGA